From Candidatus Methylomirabilis tolerans:
GCTCATCAACGCGCCAGAGCTGAAGGAGACCATTCGCTCTCTGAGCGCCGCGGCCCGCGACCTCCGGGAGTTGGCACAGCACATGGACGCCGAGGTGAGGCCGCTGACGACTGACGTCGCCAAGACGCTCGAGGCCACACGCGACACCCTGAAGGATACCCAAAAGCTCGTCCAGGACGTGGGCGGGCAGGTGGGACCGGCGGTCGCGAGCGTGGAGAAGACGTTGACTGCGGCACGGACCACCCTGGAGGGGGCGCAGCGAACCCTGGGGACGGTCACTGAAACGGTAGCCGAGACATCCTCCATGCAGCACGAGCTGACGGGCGCCCTTCGGGAACTCTCGGCTGCGCTGCGGTCCATCCGGACACTGAGCGATTACCTCGAGAGGCACCCTGACGCGCTGCTGTTTGGCAAGGGTGCGGCGGGAGGCAAGTGATGCGTACCTTCGTCAAACGGCTGGCGGTACTGGCGCTGGGCGGGTGGGTGGCGGCGGCCGCGGGCTGCGCCGGCTCCCCGCACACGAGGTTCTACGTCCTGACTCCTGTGGTGGGCATTGAAACATCGAACCCCGCCGTGCCGTCCAATGCCGGCCTCGCGGTGGGGATCCGTCGAGTGGCGCTGCCGGACTATCTCGATCGGCCGCAGATCGTGACTCGTGCCGGTCCGAACACGCTGGATCTTGCGGAGTTCGACCGCTGGGCGGCGCCCCTCGCGGAGACGTTTCCCCGTATTCTCGCCGAGAACCTGGCCGGTCTGATCCCGACAGATCGCGTGGCCGCGTTCCCCTGGCCCAAGGGCGCCCAGCCGGATTACGAGGTGACCGTGGAGGTAACACAGTTGGAGGGGCGCCTCGGCGGCGAGTGCGTGCTAATTGCCCGCTGGAGCGTCTTCGGTAGAGAGAGTAAGGCGCTGCTCACCACGGGGAAGTCGAGCCTGACTGAATCGGCGGGCGGCGACTACGAGACCCTGGTGGCGGCCACAAGTCGGCTGATCGGCGCGCTCAGCCGGGACATCGCAACGGCGGTAAAAACGATCCCGCGCGAGGAAGAATGATGAAAGACGAGAGCCATAGAGCCGGTCTGCCGTAAGGCTCGATGACCGGACGCTAACGAAACCACACCACCGTAGGTGAACATCAAAAGGAGGCTACAGGTGAACTCGGAACAACG
This genomic window contains:
- a CDS encoding PqiC family protein is translated as MGIETSNPAVPSNAGLAVGIRRVALPDYLDRPQIVTRAGPNTLDLAEFDRWAAPLAETFPRILAENLAGLIPTDRVAAFPWPKGAQPDYEVTVEVTQLEGRLGGECVLIARWSVFGRESKALLTTGKSSLTESAGGDYETLVAATSRLIGALSRDIATAVKTIPREEE